In the Pseudoliparis swirei isolate HS2019 ecotype Mariana Trench chromosome 19, NWPU_hadal_v1, whole genome shotgun sequence genome, one interval contains:
- the znf711 gene encoding zinc finger protein 711, which produces MDQGGGVLELHTQELKMPHAMIMQDFVAGMGGLAHIDGEHIVVSVPEGMLLSDVMTDEGILLEHELEVEGLETQVVQGIETEVVEELETEVVDSLHADVHCLEAEVVDELQTQVVELEAHIVEDLEGEVEVVGLEAHVVEGLVTEVDVEDLEAHVVEGLEEEVEVEGLEAEVVDGLEIDVESMQSQGVEAHEMTTEDMVSSEHSVIMPENILGTEVAIEEDLDPHHHHHHHHHHHHHHVLTSDLIQDSNHHHDNMPDQVFVARLLSEHQDNTLDHQLVSEGLMVTEANSETIIHQQLPAEAVHLQTDDEEEEEEEEDDDDDDARSSSEDYLMISLDEVGEKLDIGDTPLEISTEVMDDKECKEEDGSEVIKVYIFKAEADDDLGGTEVITEDDYQNGHPDLEAASSGRLGVGRDKMVYMAVKNHPKEEEDDEDDSDEDEDDDISNTIDQVKNGAATPYLQIREGLGANRVLKPKAKKKRKGDTRQCQTAVIIGPDGMPLTVYPCHLCGKKFRSRGFLKCHMKNHPDHLLKKKYQCTDCDFTTNKKVSFHNHLESHKLLSHNNERSSEYSEYTRRYHESSPLGSDKLIVKDREPKLHHCKYCDYETAEQGLLNRHLLAVHSKNFAHVCVECAKGFRHPSELKKHMRTHTGEKPYHCPHCEFRCADQSNLKTHIKSKHGADLPFKCSHCPQAYADARELQRHIEMVQGHKTHQCPHCEHKSTNSSDLKRHIISVHTKDFPHQCDVCEKGFHRPSELKKHAETHKGNKVHQCRHCNFNASDTFTLSRHILSLHTKDLPFKCKRCRRGFRQPAELKKHMKTHSGRKVYQCQYCEYNSTDASGFKRHVISIHTKDYPHRCDYCTKGFRRPSEKSQHIARHHKDMLM; this is translated from the exons ATGGATCAAGGAGGAGGGGTGTTGGAGCTGCACACTCAGGAGCTCAAGATGCCCCACGCTATGATCATGCAAGATTTTG TTGCAGGAATGGGGGGTCTGGCTCACATTGATGGCGAGCACATTGTGGTGTCTGTGCCCGAGGGTATGCTTCTCTCTGATGTGATGACGGACGAGGGCATCCTCCTGGAGCACGAACTTGAGGTGGAAGGCCTAGAGACTCAGGTGGTTCAAGGCATAGAGACTGAGGTGGTCGAAGAACTGGAGACTGAGGTGGTGGACAGCTTACATGCAGATGTTCACTGCTTGGAGGCAGAAGTGGTGGATGAGCTACAGACACAGGTGGTTGAGCTGGAGGCTCATATTGTCGAAGACCTAGAGGGTGAGGTGGAAGTGGTGGGTCTGGAGGCGCATGTGGTGGAGGGCCTGGTAACTGAGGTGGATGTTGAGGACCTAGAAGCTCACGTTGTCGAGGGCCTTGAGGAAGAGGTGGAAGTGGAAGGTTTGGAAGCTGAGGTTGTTGATGGCCTGGAGATAGACGTTGAAAGTATGCAGTCTCAGGGCGTAGAAGCCCATGAAATGACCACTGAAGACATGGTGTCCTCGGAACACAGTGTGATCATGCCTGAGAATATTCTGGGCACAGAGGTTGCAATAGAGGAAGATCTGGAcccccatcatcatcaccatcatcaccaccaccatcatcatcatcatgtcctAACTTCAGACCTCATCCAGGACTCAAACCACCACCATGATAACATGCCAGACCAGGTGTTTGTGGCGAGGCTACTGTCTGAGCACCAGGACAACACTTTGGACCACCAGCTTGTGTCAGAAGGCTTAATGGTGACCGAGGCCAACTCCGAGACCATAATCCACCAACAACTGCCAGCTGAGGCTGTTCACCTGCAGACagatgacgaggaggaggaggaggaggaggaagatgacgatgatgatgatgcaagaAGCAGCTCTGAGGATTACCTCATGATCTCCT TGGATGAGGTGGGAGAGAAGCTGGACATAGGAGATACTCCCCTGGAGATCAGCACTGAGGTAATGGACGACAAGGAATGTAAAGAGGAGGACGGCTCCGAGGTCATCAAAGTCTACATTTTCAAAGCTGAAGCGGATGACGATTTAG GTGGAACAGAGGTAATAACTGAGGATGATTACCAAAACGGCCATCCTGACCTGGAAGCTGCATCATCAGGCAGACTGGGAGTTGGCCGTGACAAGATGGTCTACATGGCAGTCAAGAACCatccaaaagaagaagaggacgatGAGGACgacagtgatgaagatgaggatgatgacATTA GTAATACCATTGATCAGGTGAAGAATGGAGCTGCTACACCATATCTTCAAATCCGAGAGGGGCTGGGTGCCAACCGTGTCCTCAAACCCAAAGCtaagaaaaagaggaaaggcGATACACGACAGTGTCAGACTG CTGTTATAATTGGACCAGACGGTATGCCTTTGACAGTCTACCCCTGCCACTTGTGTGGAAAGAAATTTCGCTCAAGAGGCTTCCTCAAATGCCACATGAAGAACCACCCGGACCACCTGCTTAAAAAGAAGTACCAATGTACAGACTGCGACTTTACCACCAACAAGAAGGTCAGTTTCCATAATCACTTGGAGAGTCACAAGCTGCTGAGTCACAACAATGAGCGCTCTTCAGAATACAGCGAGTACACACGCCGCTACCACGAGTCCAGCCCCCTGGGCTCTGATAAGCTGATCGTCAAGGACCGAGAGCCCAAACTGCATCACTGCAAGTACTGCGATTATGAGACGGCTGAACAAGGCCTACTAAACCGTCACCTGCTGGCTGTACACAGCAAGAActttgcacatgtgtgtgtcgaGTGCGCCAAAGGCTTCCGCCATCCATCGGAGCTTAAGAAGCACATGCGGACCCACACAGGGGAGAAGCCCTACCACTGCCCGCACTGCGAGTTCCGCTGTGCAGATCAGTCCAACCTTAAGACTCACATAAAGAGCAAGCACGGCGCAGATCTGCCTTTCAAGTGCAGTCACTGTCCCCAAGCTTACGCTGATGCACGGGAACTCCAACGTCATATCGAGATGGTGCAAGGCCACAAGACCCATCAGTGTCCACACTGTGAGCACAAGAGCACAAACTCCAGTGACCTGAAACGACACATCATCTCTGTTCACACCAAGGACTTCCCCCAtcaatgtgatgtgtgtgagaaAGGCTTTCACAGGCCTTCGGAGTTGAAAaaacacgcagagacacacaagggCAACAAGGTGCACCAGTGCCGTCATTGTAACTTCAACGCTTCCGACACCTTCACTTTGAGTCGCCATATCCTGTCCTTGCATACAAAGGACCTCCCCTTTAAGTGCAAGCGCTGCCGGCGAGGCTTCCGGCAGCCCGCTGAGCTGAAGAAGCACATGAAGACGCACAGCGGTAGAAAAGTTTATCAGTGCCAGTATTGTGAGTATAACAGTACGGACGCTTCTGGCTTCAAGCGCCATGTCATCTCCATTCACACCAAGGACTACCCGCACCGCTGCGACTACTGCACCAAGGGCTTTAGGAGGCCCTCGGAGAAAAGCCAGCACATAGCCAGGCATCACAAAGACATGTTGATGTGA